A region from the Vicia villosa cultivar HV-30 ecotype Madison, WI linkage group LG3, Vvil1.0, whole genome shotgun sequence genome encodes:
- the LOC131656223 gene encoding calcium-binding protein CML38-like, with amino-acid sequence MIKDAGFEHVIKYFDEDGDGKVSPAELRQKLILLGEDLLLKEAEMAIEAVDSDGDGYLSLEDLISLMEEGGEEQKLRDLKEAFEMYNDSDKCGFITPKSLKRMFKKMGESKSIGECKVMIKQFDLNGDGVLSFHEFTIMMQ; translated from the coding sequence ATGATTAAAGATGCGGGATTCGAGCATGTTATAAAGTATTttgatgaagatggtgatggaAAGGTTTCACCAGCAGAGCTAAGACAGAAGCTGATACTATTGGGAGAAGATCTTTTGTTGAAAGAAGCTGAAATGGCTATTGAAGCTGTGGATTCAGATGGTGATGGTTATTTGAGTTTGGAGGATTTAATAAGTTTGATGGAAGAAGGTGGTGAGGAGCAAAAGTTGAGGGATTTGAAAGAAGCATTTGAGATGTATAATGATAGTGACAAGTGTGGGTTTATAACACCAAAGAGTTTAAAGAGGATGTTTAAGAAGATGGGTGAGTCTAAATCTATTGGTGAATGTAAAGTTATGATTAAACAATTTGATTtgaatggggatggtgttcttagCTTTCATGAATTCACAATTATGATGCAATGA